The Nicotiana sylvestris chromosome 6, ASM39365v2, whole genome shotgun sequence genomic sequence cctttcgggaacattcggctatgtcttgataaaacagcgtcacccgacttctttatgaaatttgacatatatatttttgctatattttttttgtaaaaggggaagttggacatcacccgacttatttatgaataaaaacttgacatgttttttttgttttttggctttttgtttttagcaaaaggggggttggacccgatgagggttgcctacgtatctcacatccggtgagaatcaaacccgcgtagttcaggcaatcaagaataagtagatgaactaactcccttttttttttgtgaatttgtgaaagaactactttaaaagaagaaaagaagtatttttttgatttttgattgattttctttttaaaagaaacacttctaagatatattttttgaattttcatttgcattattttttattctaaagaagaagaagaatatatttttttggaattttacctttaataaaagaaatgcttctaaaatgtttttttttgaattttgaattttcttttcaatttttgaaagaagaatcaaaatattttcggatttgtttttttttatattatatttttttttttaaaagaaacaattagatatatatatatatttattctttttttttttaaaagaaacaactagaaagactttctaaagaagtcaataatggaaaatatttttggattatttgttttgaaatttgggattctaaaaacttttggcaagacaaatgttcttgcaacagataaagatatatatacattttttggaaataaagaaaaactttttggattctttttttttatttgatttttattttttatatatatatttgcaataataaaaccactttcaacgcccgactccctttttttttctaACATAATAAAACTTTTGgactttttgacattttttcaaaacaagacttgctaataaaacaaacttaataagacattttttcattttctcaaaatttcggcagagcttcGACTCTGCTCGGACTTTTTCTCTATGcgtttattttctccttttttcacgattttcttatatgtggaaaatgatgacaacatacaaaatctttttgaattttcatgctttctttttatttgtatttttattttttatatttattatttctttcaaaaatgtggcatgggagacataatgatttccaagacttcttggattccgcaaatgctccccatgcgcttttcccaacatatgaagcgtgggggacatatgggaattccaagacttcttggattccacaaatgttccccatgtgctttcccaaaaagcaagcgtgggggacatagggaattccaaggcttcttggattccacaaatgttccccatgctttgattaaaataacatcatgctggaaatgaccaaatgacccattcgcccttgactgaatacaacatgtagcacataggatgccataagatggtctattattttcaggttgcttgtcctagacggacccaacccctatgttgagtcccctaagtcaaatgcacatgatgcaaataaacgttcctactagggatccggcatgtggctttgttatactaggttcaaaaacctgggtcggtgttctagacagtgtacccgagcggacaactcgagctgaggaaggagctcctttccgggaaccaaaaggccagccggcttagaaactttccgagcctcttttatttagggtatgacactaacagaatagggagtctcaaccagtaagcacatccccggaggtaagaagagaaaggtttcggcacagtttatatacagttcaaataatatcaaagcggtaaaagcagcatttagcacattaggctcaaaacatgtaataatcagataataaataaagccaaataataacaattattctaagctcgaattcttaaccctgaaccagtggttctgggtgtcccaatccccagcagagtcgccagagctgtcacacctcctttttccgcacccgcgagggcgcaggggagttttttccaattaaaggacaatcgaaacgggattggtttattaatttcagagtcgccacttgggagatttagggtgtcccaagtcaccaattttaatcccgaatcgaggaaaagaatgactccatattacagtctgcgtaccagaaatccagataaggaattctgttaacccgggagaaggtgttaggcattcccgagttccgtggttctagcacggtcgctcaactgttatatttggcttatttatctgattttaaatacaattatgaaccatgtgcaaattttatcttttaccgctttattatcattattttaaggaatgtgaacatcgcttaaaacatgtctttggactgcgtcacatgaaatgcacccacaatccagaacatattttatttgacgttttggtattaggatttgggtcgcatgaaatgcacacccaagtttaagaaagtagattattaaacacgcgcctaaagagactatcgtgttattattttgggaaggccacgaaattcgctaagcggccctcctgaattctaagtaaatttaaaacaagtatttactgagggccccgcaatttgtatttttattcggcgaggctcatctcattcttattttttaaaggaatttgcaacgtcgtggaaatgcatctcagaccacgtcacagtcaatgtacccgtgattagagacacatttcgatttcgttgagatttggatttgggtcacataaatatgcacccgagtttagggagataacatcattaaaggcgcgcctaaagcaactagcgcattattatttttggggtagggccgtgagatttgctaaacgacccgtcccggaatctaaatatttcatacatatattttgtgagggcttcgcaatctgtacatttttatttggcgaagctagtctcgttttctatttatttatttatttatttttttttctcttttttttcttttagaaaaaGGACAAGACTAAAATAACTACGTTTTTCGCTACTTCATGAGATCATGGGTTATAAATTGAACTCATTTGATGAAGCGGTTTTTTTTctgcggaattaaaattgctactaaaattttaacattactaccacatgtataaacaactattaagacaaactaagtaattaacacctttcagaataGGAAATCCGATATTCAACAAATCCGATACACAAACAGtgcataggaaatccatatcatttcattccatttaagcaaatataacaagtttggaaatgggtatgcacctgtttgaagcaagaacaacaacccAACTGTCCCGACAactatcggaaacctctccaatgacggaacgacggaacctcgacgtcaagctcaacgtaccggacctcgacgaaccaaagtcgacctcgacggaaaacagaacgCTCGGCCAAGCAGGCTCGCAGCAAACCACAGCTGCTCGCGAAAGATGAAACAACGTCGACAACAGTAAGGTCAACGCGAGGGGGGCTGCTGACGGGCTTGTTTTGGCAGTGGTCGAGGGCTGTTTGTTGGTGGTTTCGCGACGGGGAGCAGCTGTGGGGGGCTGTGACGAGCTGTTTGGGCAGTGGCTCAGGTTGGTCGTGGGTAGGGGAGCTGGAAGGCTGGTTGGGTTGCGGGATGTTAGGTGGTGGCTTTGAGGTTGTTGGGTCGTCGACTGGTGGTGGTCGCGAGGTGGGTTTTTGGGTAGGGTTTCGTTCTTGAGGAAAGGAGGAAGGCGACGAGCAGTGTACACCGGGTTTAATGGAGGGACACCGGACTGGTTTGACGGAGCTGGGCAAGTAGTTTGGACGGTGGTCGATGGTGAGGCTGGTAATTGGAGGTGGAAGGTCGTGGTGGTGTTGGGTAGGTTTGACGATGGTTTTGGGACTGGTTTGTCGACTGGTCGTCGCGGGTAGTGGTCGACGGTGGTTTCGGACAAAAGGGTGACGGAGTTAGGAGGAGActgggtggtgtttggacggtggtGACGGAGTTGGGCTCGTAGTCCTTTTTGCAgtaggttttcttcttcttctttatgaagaagaaggtctACAGTAGCTGTTTTCCAAAAAAACGGAAGTCCCCCTTTTCCAAATGttagtccgtgtatttgacatggctttgcccagaaaaatgagccccacgcgtggtggggttcaaggcatatgtcccccacgcgtggtggggttccccatgtgtcctggactcggtttattatgggctaggtccgaaaattaggcctaaaaccgggtagtttgaacccgaatattattcttttgcccggacccgagaaataggaatacgttgcttaactagtcctatgtaagcaaaataactaccaaaaataagactagtatttaaacaaaactatatatttttaaatatttttcaagattttaaaatagctacaaaatattaataaaactatttttttggtaattttcgttttaaatattaagataaaatatgaggtaatatttttgtattttttccaagttaaaatgactgcaaacattaatagaactatatatattttttgtaattttcgaatttatataaagtaccaaaataaagtacaatttttatatttttcaagtttatgagagatacataaactaaaatttatatatatattttttgaaattttctttttgcaacgaaataaagtaaaaatagttaaaatggctatattagacccaattacatatttatgctaaaaaaaatgtgaaaatcctcggggagggtcaaaaatcacgtgcttacagtaacATCCTGGGTAAATGTAGGTGCTGACGGAATACGGTCAGCTCGCTGCTCCTCCCAAATAAGTACCTGCTGCTCTAGCCATCCCATATATATTTCGTCCAGCCTGGCACGGTCATCCCGCTGATAGTGTATAGCCACCCATCCAGGCTCCCTCAGTATAGGCTGGGGACGGTGAAACTGGCGAAGCacacgctctgtggcatgatactcaaccatatCGAAGAAGATCATTGGGACGGAGGTGCTCCAAAGAATTCGATCGACTGAGCAATAAAAGGGCAGCTGAGCTACCAACTCGTCgctgtatggcgtccagatgaactaccaaataataacataaaagtgagtatgcgcaacacaactcaatttaAAACAAGTAAGTGTAGGTACATATCTACCTGTCCGTCCACCAGCATATCTAGCACATCCCTgataagggggagattatgatgagcatcggtccctcggtagttcccccgccggagaatccacctagaagctagagggagaaacggataAGCCTCACCAGGCGCAAGTGCTGGTAGACGTGACTGCAACGACATGATCCgctgccaggcccaaacctaagataaaaggttgatgtaaaatttatgagtCATTTCGACCATATAGAATTCAGAGAAATGAAAagagtattcgaaaatgttgtcacctataggaggggcagaaaaccacatatgtccaccgCTGGGCCCATGCTCGCCCGGCACATGCTCCTATACAGGTATGCGAGAACAACAACACCCCAACTGTACTGGGGTAAACCATCCAGCTCCTGAAGATGATGGAgaaagcgcatactcactttactccccgaagtgttcgggaacaagacacaccCGAAAAGCAGGAGCTAAGCCAACCGCGTGTACCTCTCAATATGGAGATCCTCCGTCTCGCCGGTAATGTCTGGGTGCAAAAACGCTATATGATCTCTGATGGCTGACAAAGCAACGCGACTGCCCCCAGCATCACCCTGAGGTCTATAACCAGTAAAATGCCTCATCATATCCAAAAACTGTGCACGCGTCATGGATCTAATGTACCGGGGCAGTGCTATGGCCCGTCTATCTACGCGTAGCCCGTACAAAACCTGAACATTctccagcgtgatggtggcctctccagtgggcaagtgaaaagtgtgcgtctccggtcgccaccgctctaccaaggccgtgatgagagaccaatcaagctgCATCCGTCCAAGCTCAAAAATCGTATAGAAGCCCGTAGCCTGTAGGCGCGTGACTACGTGGGCATGGAAAGGATGCTCCCCGATGAACTCCCACAAATTGTCAGGTCTCCTGGGGCGGAGAGGCTGCATCGATAGCTGTCCCTACCATACAAAGGAGGACCTATGGTCACCCTGCAACACTAGTAGCTGATCCTCGGTAGGTCCGGGATGCGCAGGGGGAggaaagtccatgtcgtctactataatttaaacaaaattaattgtgtgtgttatcttaataaattaaataattaattatgtttaaaattggactgaataattatgtatgtgttccaggctcgatatttgaggcccggtagcaccgagttatccttaattattatgcgtgtcaatttcaacatttttagaattgtgtgtgttagcttaataaattaaataattaattatgtttaaaattggactgaataattatgtatgtgttccaggctcgatatttgaggtccggtagcaccgagttatccttaattattatgcgtgtcaatttcaacatttttagaattttgtgtgttagcttaataaattaaataattaattatgtttaaaattgggctgaataattatgtatgggttccaggctcgatatttgaggcccggtagcaccgagttatccttaattattatgcgtgtcaatttcaacatttttagaattttgtgtgttagcttaataaattaaataattaattatgtttaaaaatggactgaataattatgtatgggttccaagctcaatttttgaggcccggtagcaccgaatcatccttaattattatgcgtgtcaatttcaatatttttagaattttgtgtgttagcttaataaattaaataattaattatgtttaaaattggactgaataattatgtatgggttccaggctcgacatttgaggcccggtagcaccgagttatccttaattattatgcgtgtcaatttcaacatttttaaaattttgtgtgttagcttaataaattaaataattaattatgtttaaaaatggactgaataattatgtatgtgtttcaggctcgatatttgaggccaggTAACActgagttatccttaattattatgcgtgtcaatttcaacatttttagaattgtgtgtgttagcttaataaattaaataattaattatactTAAAATTGGACTGTATAATtatacaaatatgcatgtactatacgagtttcgacataaacaaaatcgaaataccttgatttaagttttttgaatttgattgaaatcgaatttttgcacctgaaagaaggaatccaaagcttgtcttgtATGTGGGACCTACACTCCCAGCTCTTTAGGTGACGAGTGGGGCcgaatttttttttaagtttgtcgcggggggggggggggggaggggggactAGCAGAATCGGAATTTTTAAAAGAGGGAGTGCGTCGGCTCAgtggtccaaggaagaagaagggaGTTTAAATTATTAAAgctgttcgcagtattatactgcgttttacttaaaacGAAGTATAGTACTGCGAACAGCTTTAATAATTTAAACCTGGGCCCAGATTTTGAGTAAAACGCAGTTtagtactgcgaattacaaaaaaaaaaaaatttaaagtaaaacgcagtatggtACTACGTTTTACTTTAATGGCTAAAtttccgttaaagtaattcgcagtatagtaatgcgttttactcatttatgtaacttttttttaagtaGTAGAAAAgtgttttttgtccaaaaaatcatcaaaaaagtTAGAACGCCTTCTAACGAGGAGACGACGCACAGACAAATTTGGGTCTGGAGTCCATTTCTTTTTCTCTGTCAACGACAAGTATTTTTGGACATCTAATTTTATCAAAAGTGATAAATGAATAGGATCGGTGTGAGTACTTTGCAtcgtccttttgtacaaattcagGATTCAAAGTTGGTATCAGCTTATTAttaatatatattttaattttttttacacaTAATATGATGATCGGAGTTACTCCATAAATTAAGGTAAGAATGTATATTAATTATCTATGATTTTGGTAAAAGCGTAACTGAAACCATGTGTCATATATTGATTATGTTAGTGTAAGTATCGGGTATGGGTATGCTTTTTTTATACATAAAGTAAAGAAGGTTATGACTTCTTTATTTAGGTCAATTGAATATTGAGTCATTATAAATGCTTGTAAAGTTATTTAAAGCAATATCCGTGCATCGTAAACTTCCTTTTCTTTCCATACTGTTCAATGGAGATCTTTTACTCCTTTCTTTCATTGCTACTCTTTTTGTCCTCCCTCGTTATTCTAGTTCGACAATGGAGTCGAAACAAAAACCAAAAGTTGCCTCCAGGTCCGTGGAGACTTCCCCTTATTGGAAGTCTGCATCACTTAATCGGACGAGGCGTTCCACATCGTACTCTTAGAAGTTTAGCACAAAAATATGGGCCTCTTAATTATGTACTTGCAACTTGGGCAAGTTCCTACGATCATCGTATCATCACCTAGTATTGCGAAACAAGTTCTAAAAACTCACGATCTCGCCTTGTAATAGGCCACAATCTACATCCACAAACATCATATTTTACAATCAAAAAGACATTGCATTTGGCCAATATGGTGAATACTGGAGATAAATGCGTAAAGTTTGTACAATAGAACTTCTTAGTGTGAAGATGGTCAAGTCATTTGGTGCAATTCGACAAGATGAGCTTTCAAGTCTCATTTCATCAATCCGTTCAATAAGGGGTTCTCCAGTCAATATAACAGAAAAAATCGTCCACTTTACAAATTCTGTTACTTGTAGAGCAGCATTCGGGAAAATGTTCAAAGATCGAGACGAGTTAATAAAACTGATCGAGGAAGTACTCTTATTAGGAGCGGGATTTGATGTGGCTGATTTGTTCCCTTCTTGGATGTTACTTCACAAACTGAGTGGTGCGAAATCTAGATTGGTGAATGCACATCAAAAGGGTGATAAAATTATGGAGGATATCTTAAATGAGCATATTGAAAATAAATCAGCTGGGAACAAGGGAATTGGTGAGTTTGGAGGTGAAGATTTGGTTCACATTTTCCTAAGAATTAAAGGGAACGCTGAACTACAATTTCCAATCACAAATGACCATATTAAAGCAGTGATTTTTGTAAGTTTGCTCCCATCTCATAATCTTTGTTCACCCTGCCGCCTTTCCATTTGTTATTTTTTAGTAGTCCTTACTAAGTGTCATTCCTGATAATATAATGAGGTTTGATGTTTTAACTAGTAGTTCCTAACAACACAAGATAGTTGCAATAAATTACTTCTCTGAGGGAAAAACATAAAGTTGTATCGACCGGGGATCCACTAACACATACTCAAAGTTGGAAATTTATAGCTCCAGACCCCTTTAACGATTTCTCCTTAATATTTTAGTACTCAAATTTTATTGGGTTGTGTTTTATTGActttattttatttgtttgttaATTGTAGGACATCTTTACTGATGGAACTGAAACTTCATCTACAACTATTATTTGGGCATTGTTGGAAATGATGAAGAACCCAAATAATATGGCTAAGGCCCAAAGTGAAGTGAGAAAAGTCTTTAAGGGAAAGAAAAAGTTATGGTGAAGAAGATCTTGAGAAGTTGACGTACCTAAACTTAGTGATTAAGGAGACACCAAGGCTTCATACTCCAATTCCTCTTTTGCCCAGAGAATGTAGGGAGCAAATAGATATTGATGGATATACCATACTGTTAGAGATATAGTAGATATGCACTAGATCCAaactcatatttgatgatttgaacatatttttgtgaacgttatttgatataaaaatatatgccattcttttatcatagttattattaattgtttgattaatttgataaggtccttgattaaattttgagatttgtcatcgtaatagagatcatgataatgagagcaaaatctcttacaatttaatctaaatttgttcttgatcgtaggattattaatttggacattagtaatccggttagatcaatatttatgtgattatttttatgggataaagattagttgatctcattaactgaatcacatagatagatgatgcatatagagatatgatcattgaaccgactcattagataattcctaatggttagaattaccataaaatgtcaataggatattctcttgaagaatgtgatgtaagagtttcctttgacctgagatcgtcatagtaattgacaagttatttgttgtgctttaatactagacacctatggcgatagttgaaaggatattgggtacaattgaatacttgtagaattagtgattgatcaagatggaatctgtcaactcttggtattgagtttaagctccatgttgtcatgaattataaacgaccaaattaagaccttggccagagcaattgaatgaaagaagaaaagagtttcttaggtcattcaatggtcgattatattcgacatgaacacatagttggtcgcctattaggatttgacagttgaaccatatcctagggtgatccagagatataaggacagaaggaattactacattattcttctactggttcttgagagtaaattgtatacttcattgtatcggtcgttaaggagtgttgctagacgccacccttgattagtatattgatgtgatcagtttactaccggtttagtattgaacctatggggtcgcacactaacgagtgttctgatttTTGCTAAAGGATTAGTTACTTtaatatttgataattaaattagtCAAATATAGTttttagtccaaatgaaatattattatattctttgctaacacaaaggatataattaatattgtgaacaatttgaagttttcaatttggaatagaaaattaaaatgTATCTCttgattgatatatatatatatatatatatatatatatatatatatataattaatatttatttatttaaggtatgtatataaatattaatgAAGGCTTCTAAGTAAATCCTATTTTGAATTGGATTGACGAGAAGTCCATAA encodes the following:
- the LOC138871517 gene encoding serine/threonine-protein phosphatase 7 long form homolog; its protein translation is MQPLRPRRPDNLWEFIGEHPFHAHVVTRLQATGFYTIFELGRMQLDWSLITALVERWRPETHTFHLPTGEATITLENVQVLYGLRVDRRAIALPRYIRSMTRAQFLDMMRHFTGYRPQGDAGGSRVALSAIRDHIAFLHPDITGETEDLHIERYTRLA